The DNA segment TTCTTAAAAAGAAACCATATTTTTGTGCAGCAAATATGCAACAATGTTACAGAGAATACAAACAATATACTTATTAATAGCTTTTATAGCAACAGGAGTGTTGCCATTCGTGTTCCCTTTATGGAGCAACGAAAATGGGATTGAATATTATTTTGTAAACAATCTTGCTTTTATAGCCCTATTTGGCGGAAGCACAACATTATCATTATTAAGTATTATATCATTTAAAAAGAGAAAAAATCAGTTTGTAATGGGCAGGCTGAATATAATATTGAATTTAATTTTATTAGGATTATTTATATACAGGTTGCTAAATTTATCCGGAGAAACAGATCCTGAGAAGGTGGTTTCAGAGAAGGGTATTGGGATGATTCTTCCTATTGTTTCTATCGTTTTTATAAGCCTTGCCAATAAGGCTATCAAGAAAGATGAAGATCTCGTAAAATCAGTTGACCGACTACGATAAACCTTTTAACTTAGTTTATTAGTGCGAAAAAAAACCGAGCTTAGGCTCGGTTTTTTTATTTAAAATTATTAAATGTCAATATCAAAAATATTTCTTTAAATTTGATAGTAATCAAAAACATCCAACATTATGAGCATTACCTATCATTACGCAACTGTATCTATAGCTATAAATGAACTTAGAGAAAAAGGGTTTGATAAAGATTTTAATCTTAAAGACAACCTACTGATATGTAATCTTGGAAATCAATATGATCATGATGAGTTTGAGATTTCTGATATTTATTTCTATGAAGGAGAATCAGACCCAGCAGACGAAGCTACTGTATATGGCATTGAATCGACATCAGGAATAAAAGGTGTTTTAGTCACTGGTGACGAAAGTTTTTCTGACCCGATGTCAAATAAAATTATCGAAAAACTATTAGTACACAGAAAAAACAACCAATAATTAGTATCTATTTTTTACACTTACATACTATAACACAAGGGTGTTTTAGATAGAAAAAAACTTAATATAAAAAAGAACAGGATGCCAATAGGCATCCTGTTCTTTTTTATAACTTATTTATATAGCCATCTATTCTCTACGCAACTTACTCGTAGTAAAACTAGATTTAATATACTGTACATCTATCTTTTCTGTTTTAGGAATAACCGCTAAACAATAAGGCGCTGTTAAAGCCATAGTAATTACTTCTCCTGCTTTCGGTTTAGTAGTCTTAACCAAAATTGTTGCGGTATCTCCTGTACCTGCTACAGGTACTACTTTTTCGATAGTTATACTGTAACCTCCACTTCTTTTTTGTCCCATAAATACAGCTACCACATTATTTTTATCAAAGTCTACTTTTTGAGCATCTTTTATACCTAATTCAGTTGTTAACGCTGTATAGTCTTTATTATTGGTAATAAACTCATGCGAATCTATTTCACGTCCGCCATAAGCACTTTCTTTCAGTATGGTAAAATTTTCGCCTCCATCTACTGTTGCCGCTTTTTTAGATTTACAACTTACCGCCATTATTACTAAAAGACTTAATGTTATTATTTTTTTCATACTAATTGTTTTAAAGCTTTTTTATAAAGATTTTCATATAATGGCATCACATTTTTTATATCAAATTCCTGTGCCACCTTTAATGCATTCGATTTAAATTCATACAATACTTTATCGTCAGATAGTATTGATATTGCTTTTTCTGCCATATACTCTACATCTCCTACATTACCAAGGTAACCCGAATACCCCTCACGGTTTACTTCAGGAAGCCCACCACTATTAGTAGATATTACAGGAACACCACACGCCATAGCTTCGAGCGCAGCAAGACCAAAACTCTCGGTTTCTGATGGCAATAAAAATAAATCTGTATAACAAAGTATTTTATCTATCTCGCTACTGTTCCCAAAAAATATTACTTTATCGGTTATACCTAGTTCTTCACATAGCTCTTCGGCAGCTGCCTTTTCAGGACCATCGCCCACCATCATTAATTTGGCAGGTATTGTTTTTTGAATGCCATAAAATATCTTAATAACATCTGGAATACGTTTTACCTTTCTAAAGTTACTAATGTGTGTTACTATCTTTTGTGTATCTGTAGCCATCATAGAACGGTGACACTCTGATGTTGTGTCCATCTTTTTCTTATCAAGCTCAATAAAGTTAGGAATTACCGTAATATCTCGCTTTATATCAAAAAGTCTATAGGTTTCTTCTTTTAAATCCTGAGATACCGATGTTACTACATCCGAATGATTTATACTAAAACTCACCGCTGGTTTATAGGTTGGGTGATTACCCACTAGTGTAATATCTGTACCGTGCAAGGTGGTAACCATTGGTATTTTGATGCCTTGCTCTTTCAGCATTTTTTTAGCCATATAACCCGCATAAGCATGCGGAATAGCATAATGCACGTGTAGCAATTCTATACCATGTAGTTTTACCATATCTACCAACTTACTCGATAAAGCAAGCTCATAGGGCTGATAATGAAACAAAGGATATTCTGGTACGTGTACTTCGTGATAATATATATTAGGGCTTAATAATGCCAAACGCACAGGCTGGCTGTAGGTTATAAAGTGTATTTCGTGTCCCCTGCGTGCCAACTCTAAACCTAATTCAGTAGCGACTACGCCACTACCGCCAAAGGTGGGGTAACATACTATTGCGATTTTCATAAATTGTAAAAATGAGATAACGAATTTAAATAAAAAAAACAGGCTATACCTGTTTTTTGCATGAAATTAACGTATGTATGTACTATCGTTTTAAATTCGATTCATAAGTAGCAATCCATTGCTCTGGAGTAATTTTAGCTACCAGTTCACCTATCAACTCAAACGGGATAGCATCGGGCTTTTTAAAACGGATACAACTTTTACCCATATCTAGCTTATACTTACTATGTTTAGGAAATTCGGTTACAAACCAGTCATATAACTCTTTACTCCCATAAACACCCATATGGTATACTGCTATAAAGTTTTTTTGCGATGCTACATTTAAAAACGGTAGTGGTATTTTTGGATCGCAATGATAACCCGCAGGGTATAATGAATGAGGCACTACATAGCCTAGCATACCATAAGCCATACATTCTTGAAATCCATCGGGTAGGTTCTCTAAAATAACATTACGCAGTTTTTCCATAGCTGGCTTTCTGTCTTCTGGTAGAGAATCCATGTATTCTTTTGGTGTAGTGGCTGTAGATTGCATTTACAATTATTTATTTAAAGTTGCTGTATTGCTTACATTACCTGATGGTAACTCGTCTTCTAATATAGACTCTTGAATTATTTTTTGTATATCTTCTCTTATATTGTTTCTTGAGAGCCTATTCTCCCCTGCTTCGGGGTACGTTCTGTTAGAAAGAAAAATATATACAATTCCCGATTCAGGATCTGCCCATGCCATAGTACCTGTAAAACCTGTATGTCCGAAACTACTGTAAGAAACACAATCGCACGTTGGTCCAGGTTTATCTCTCTGTGGCTTATCTAAACCAAGCCCACGCCTGTTACCGTCTTTACAAGCATAACAAGTATTAAAGGTATTAAATGTTTTTTCAGAAAAATAACGTTTTCCTCCATACGTACCTTTATTAAGATATAGCTGCATTATTTTGGCGACATCCATACTGTTAGAAAATATCCCCGCATGTCCACCAACACCATCTTCCATAGCGGCTCCCATATCGTGTACATATCCTTGTATCACCTGATAACGGAAATAATTATCTATCTCTGTAGGCGGAATAATACTCATATCAAACTTACGTAGCGGGTTGTATGTAGTATAAGATGCTCCAAGTGGTTTGTAAAAAGCTTCCTCACTCAATACATCTAATGATTTTCCTGTTTTATTCTCAAGATATTTTTTTAATAAAATAAAAGTAAAATCGCTGTATTTATATTCTTTTTTAGGCAATAATTTACTCTCGGCAATACGTGCAATTATAGTATCGGGATAATCTTTTCTTATATATAAGTTTTCGGCGACTTGATAAGGAAATGCAGTACTATATGTTTTTCTATAATATAAAGAATCAGGATGATTAGTACTATCCAACGTCGCTTTATAAAAAGGCATCCAAGGCTGAAAACGTGCTTGGTGCAATAACATATCATGTAAAGTAATATTCTTTTTATCTGTACGCGAAAATTCGCGGAGCATTTTGCCTAGCTTAGTATCTTGCTTTATCTCTCCTTTATCATAAAGCTGCATCAGGTTAGGTAATGTCGAGAGTATCTTGGTAAGCGAAGCTACATCATAAATATCGGTATTTTTTACTGGCATATCTTCCTCGTAGGTATGATAGCCAAACGATTTTTGATAAAACACTTTACCTTTACGCGCTACCAATACCTGAAGTCCAGGTGTCATTTTTTCATTAATCGCTCTTTGAGCAATCAAGTCAATATTAGTAAGCATAGCAGCACTCATCCCTACATTATGTGGTGTAGTAAAGCCCATTCTGCCCAGTTCTTCGGTAGCTATACCGTCGTTTACAGTAAAAGCATTATTTATAGAAACGGGAATTTTTCCTTTAGCTCCCAGAGCACCAAAAACAACTTCGGCTGCCACTGTTTGAGCAATAGTATTATTTTGATATGCCAATACAAGCCCTTCGATAGCACTAAAATCTTTAATAGGCATAAGCGCATAAGGTTTTGCAAATACTGTTAGTATTACTCTTTTTCGTTTAGCTATAGCATCAAGCCAAGTCAACTCTTTTTGAGTAAAATCATGATTTTTCCATGCGCCATCAGCTTTATGAAAACCTATAATTACAGTACTGTAAGACTTAAGCTCCTCCATTAGTAATTCTAGAGTCTCCTCATTTACTTCGGTAATGGCTGTATATTTTTGAAGCGTAGTTAAGTAATCTGAACCATCATCATCACCCATTTTCACATAGGCTATTTTTTCATCCTCTAAGTTAGCAATGGGTATAATTTCCTGTTTATTTTTAAGTACTGTAACTGCATTTTCATAGAGTTTGTAGTTTAGGTCTTCAAACTCATGTGCATTCAGGTCATTATACAGGTTATCTAGCTTAATAGGTTTATAGTTATTAAGCCCTGCTCTATGCTTATATGCTAATATTTTTTTTACAGAATAAGCCAGCCGTTCTTCTGATAATATACAGCTTTCATCATACGCCTCTCGTAAGCGTTCTACTGCTACAGGTACATTCTCTGTAAACAGCAACACATCGTTACCTGCCAAAAAAGCTTCAAGATCTATATCTCCAGGCTGCATAAAACTGCTAGCTGCTTTCATGTTTAATGCATCGGTAAAAATAAGTCCTTTAAAGCCTAACTCATTCTGTACAATATTAGTAACCACATTATAGGATAATGAGGTCGGGTAATTAGGTGTTGGTTCTATACTCGGCACATTCAGATGCGCCACCATAATACTCGCAAGCCCTTCGTTAAATAGTTTTCTATAAGGATAAAACTCAATGCTCTCCAGTCTATCTTTAGTAAAAGACAAATAAGGCAAGGCATAATGCGAATCGGTAGCCGTATCGCCATGACCAGGAAAGTGCTTACCTGTTGCATATACTCCCTGACTTTGCACACCGCGCATCATAGCCAAAGCACGCTCGGTAACGTTTATTTTGTCTTCTCCAAAAGAGCGATTACCAATAATAGGATTCAACGGGTTAGTATTTACATCTAATACAGGAGCAAAATTAAAATGAATTCCCATACGGTTAGATTGTATCCCCATTTGCTCCCCCATAGTTTCTATAAGGCTCATATCTTGCACTGCACCAAGTGTCATATTCCATGGGTAGCGATATGTAGAATCAAGACGCATACTAAGCCCCCATTCGGCATCAATACCTATAAATAAAGGTATTTTAGATTCTGCCTGATAACGGTTAGTTAGTTTTGCTTGACGTACAGGACCTCCCTGAAAAAAAATAAGTCCGCCTATTTTGTTTTCAGCTATAAGCTTATCAATAGTTTTTATATGTGCAGCGTCTTTATTAGAGTATGCCGCTACCATAAACAACTGCCCTACTTTTTCTTCAAAAGATAGTTCGTTATAAAGACTATCTACCCATTTTTTTTCTTCAGGAGTTTTATAATCATTAAAGACTTGGTCTGGCTGTGCAGCAATAAACTGAAAACATAGAAGAAAAAATAGTATGGATAATCGCATTGAATATATCTGTTTTATAAATAGTAAATCATCATTATTGCCGAGCCTTAATGATGATTTTTAAATTTTTATGGTAAATAGAATGCTCGCTTAAAAGAAACGGCTATGCCAACTTTCTCCCGCAGGAACTTCCCAAAAATCCTGCCATTCTCCTACTGTATTTACAAGATTATTAAATACAATAGTATCAGCATTAACGGCTTTATCTTTAGCCATCTTTTTAAAGTCGAGCAATGACTTATGAGCAATGTATTCACCAGACTTAAAAGTTACGTTCATTTTGTCTAACAAAGAGACATCATACTTGTTTTCAAGCTCTTGTATAAAGTGTACTGAAGCATCTATAGAGCAGCCTGTTGCTGGCTGTGTATCTTGATTTATAGCAAGAATAATAAAACGATTGTATTTAATAACAAAAGATGCTTCAAGTCCTGTACCATGAGCAGCCCAGTTTTCTACAAATTCTTTTAGGGCATTTTCAATATCTATTATTTCGGTATCCGAGAATTTACGATTAGATTGGTATATCCAAATACGAGATTCTTCGGGTAATGTATCAAAAGGAACGTACATAAATTATTTTTTATAAATCCTGAGCATTAGCAATCAATTCCGCAACATCTAGCACTTTAACATCCGCCTCTCTGTCTTTAGCTTTTACTCCATCGGTTAGCATAGTATTACAAAAAGGACATCCCGCTGCTATAATTTCAGGTTGTGTTTCTAGCGCTTCTTCTGTTCTTTCTACATTTACATCCTTATCTCCTGCTTCTGGCTCTTTAAACATTTGTGCACCACCAGCACCACAGCAAAGACCATTTCGGCGCGAACGCTTCATTTCTACTAATTCGGCATCAAGCTTTTGTATTAAATCACGCGGTGCTTCATAAACGTTATTAGCACGCCCAAGGTAGCAGGGATCATGAAAGGTTATTTTTTTACCTTTAAACTGACCGCCTTCTATACTAAGTCTACCATCGTCTAACAACGATTTTAAAAACTCAGTATGGTGTACTACTTCATATTTTCCGCCTAAACCTGGGTACTCATTTTTTATAGTATTAAAACAGTGTGGGCAAGCCGTTACTATCTTTTTTACTTCATAACCATCAAGCACCTGAATATTCATCATTGCTTGCATTTGGAACAAGAACTCATTTCCGGCTCGCTTAGCAGGGTCACCCGTACAACCTTCTTCTGTACCTAATACTGCAAAAGGTACATTAGCACGGTTTAATATTCGTACAAATGCTTTTGTTATTCTCTTGGCTCTATCATCAAAGCTACCAGAACAACCTACCCAGAATAATACTTCTGGTTGTTGTCCTTGTGCCATCATTTCGGCCATTGTAGGGACTTTTAATTCTTCCTGAGTCATATCGTATAAATCATTCGTGTTTACCATCATCAAAAACTTGAATGGTAACCTCTTTATCAATTAAATCTGTAAATTTACCTCTATATCGTGTTGCTTTTACCAAGTGGTTATCTACCCAGTGGTAATTGCCTCCACGAGGTTTACCCATTAGCATACCATGATATTTAAATCCATGTTTATTGAGCCACCCTTCGGTAATTTCTCTATGTGCTTCTGTACGCGATGTAAAGAAATATATTATATGTCCTTCTTCATACCACTTATTTAACGTTACCAATGCATCAGGGTATACCTCTGCTGTAGCCATACGCTCTGGCTCTTCGTTAGGTATATCATCACAAATAGTACCATCTATATCTATCAGGTAATTTTTTATACCTTCAGGTAATGCAGGACTTATATGCTCACCATTATGGGTAAGTGGTAACAAGTTTTTATCTTTTTGCTCCTCTTTCATTATTGTTCATCTTTCCAGTTTAACCTATCCATTTGGTTATACTGCCATGGTGCGCCATTATTCTCTATATTTGTCATCATCCCGTTAAGTTCTGTAGGTGCAGCACTCTGCTCCATTACAAGATACTTTCTCATGTCCATAATAATAGAAAGTGGGTCGATGTTAACAGGACATGCCTCTACACAACCATTACACGTGGTACAAGCCCATAGCTCTTCGGGTGTTATATAATCGTTTAATAACGACTTACCGTCATCTACAAATACACCTTTGTTTTTATCTATATTTTTACCCACTTCTTCAAGCCTGTCACGGGTATCCATCATAATTTTTCGTGGCGATAATTTTTTACCTGTAAGGTTAGCAGGACAAGATGATGTACATCTTCCGCACTCTGTACAAGTATAAGCATTCATAAGCTGTACCCAGTTTAAATCCTGTACATCGCTTGCTCCAAATTTCTCTGGTACTGCTCCTTCTTCCGCAGGAGGTGCTGCTGCAAATGGGTCGGCATTAGGATCCATCATTAACTTAACCTCGTTAGTTACTGACTCTAAGTTTTCAAACTGTCCTTTAGGTTTCAGGTTAGCAAAATAGGTGTTAGGGAAAGCCAATAATATATGTAGGTGTTTAGAGAAGTACAGGTAATTCATAAAAATTAAAATACCTATAATATGTAACCACCATGTTGTTCGTTCTATTAGTATTACTGTACCTTCTGTCATACCTTCAAAAAGAGGCGATATAAACCCTGATATAGGGAAAGCTCCCGCTTGTATATAATGGTGCGCTCCTACTATTTGCAAATGATGATCGGCAGCATTCATTGTTAAAAACAAACACATAAGTACTACTTCAAAATATAATATATAGTTAGCATCGTTATGCGGCCAACCTTTAAGATCGCCATGTGCAAAACGCCATAATTTTATTACATTTCTTCTTATCCAGAATATTGTTACGGCAACAAGTACCGAAAAAGCTAGAACTTCAAAGAATCCTATAAGAAAGCTGTAAAAGCCTCCCATAAAAGCAAAAACTCTATGTGTACCAAATATACCATCGATTATAATTTCTAATAATTCGATATTAATAATTACAAACCCCACATAAACAATAATGTGTAGGAAACCTGACACAGGTCTTCTTACCATTTTAGATTGCCCTAAAGCAATCATAGCCATATTTTTCCAGCGTGCACTAGGGTTATCATTACGATCTACACCTTTACCCAACTTAATGTTGCGTGCTAGTTTTTTTACATTTAATGCAAAATACCCAAAGCCTGCTGCGAGGACTAAAACAAATAAAATATTATCAATATAACTCATATAAATACAAAATAGTAGGTTGTACTACTTACAAATTTATTATTCCTTTTCGACATATGGCGTATTCTTTTTGCCAAAAACTGAAAAATGTATATATCTTTTAGGATTATTTTTAATATCTGCCAATAATTCTTTCAATTCTTTAGATGCATCTGTAAGATTATTATACATAGCCTCGTCTTTAAGTAATTTACCCATAGTACCCTTGCCAGACTCTAAATCACCTAATATATTATCTACATTAGTCATTGTGTTTTCTAACTTACGTACTGTTTCTGCTAAATTAACCGAATTTATAGAATCGGTTATTTGAGCAAGGTTAGCGGTAGTTTTATTCATATTATCAAATGTACCGTCTATTTTAGTTTTATTATCTGTCAACATTGTATTAACAGCACTAGTAGCCTTGCTAAACTCTTTCATAGTTTTGCTTAAATCGGCAATAGTAGTGCGTAAATTCTCTTGTGTTTGCTTATCGAAAATATTATTCAAATTATTTAATAAACTATCTGCCGATACTACTGTAGCTTCTACTTTATTTTGCAATGGTGTTAATTGTTGCCCAACAGTAGAAAGCATTCCTGGCTCTTCTGTACCTGTAAGATAACTACCATCTTCAGCCGCACTACTTTCAAAGTCAGATTTAATAGCTATTTGTTTACCTCCTACTAAATCTGGCTTATGTAAAACAGCATGGCTTTTTTTAGATATAAAAACCTCATCATTACTCACTTGTAGTTCAACCACTAGGTGTCCTTCTTTTGCTGGTTTAATAGAATTTACTTTACCTATTACCAAACCACTATAGGTTATTGGAGCAGACGGCGAAAGCCCCTCTACGTTTTCATATATTACATAAAAAGTTTTATAGGAATTAAACAAATCCCTACCTTTTAAAAAACTGTATCCCCATATAAATACTAATATGGAACCTATTACTAATATTGCTGTTTTAGCTTCTCTTGTTATTTTCAAAATCTGATTATTTATTTAACAAATGTAG comes from the Flavobacterium arcticum genome and includes:
- a CDS encoding (Fe-S)-binding protein — translated: MSYIDNILFVLVLAAGFGYFALNVKKLARNIKLGKGVDRNDNPSARWKNMAMIALGQSKMVRRPVSGFLHIIVYVGFVIINIELLEIIIDGIFGTHRVFAFMGGFYSFLIGFFEVLAFSVLVAVTIFWIRRNVIKLWRFAHGDLKGWPHNDANYILYFEVVLMCLFLTMNAADHHLQIVGAHHYIQAGAFPISGFISPLFEGMTEGTVILIERTTWWLHIIGILIFMNYLYFSKHLHILLAFPNTYFANLKPKGQFENLESVTNEVKLMMDPNADPFAAAPPAEEGAVPEKFGASDVQDLNWVQLMNAYTCTECGRCTSSCPANLTGKKLSPRKIMMDTRDRLEEVGKNIDKNKGVFVDDGKSLLNDYITPEELWACTTCNGCVEACPVNIDPLSIIMDMRKYLVMEQSAAPTELNGMMTNIENNGAPWQYNQMDRLNWKDEQ
- a CDS encoding DUF4293 domain-containing protein: MLQRIQTIYLLIAFIATGVLPFVFPLWSNENGIEYYFVNNLAFIALFGGSTTLSLLSIISFKKRKNQFVMGRLNIILNLILLGLFIYRLLNLSGETDPEKVVSEKGIGMILPIVSIVFISLANKAIKKDEDLVKSVDRLR
- a CDS encoding DUF1801 domain-containing protein, which gives rise to MQSTATTPKEYMDSLPEDRKPAMEKLRNVILENLPDGFQECMAYGMLGYVVPHSLYPAGYHCDPKIPLPFLNVASQKNFIAVYHMGVYGSKELYDWFVTEFPKHSKYKLDMGKSCIRFKKPDAIPFELIGELVAKITPEQWIATYESNLKR
- the bshA gene encoding N-acetyl-alpha-D-glucosaminyl L-malate synthase BshA; amino-acid sequence: MKIAIVCYPTFGGSGVVATELGLELARRGHEIHFITYSQPVRLALLSPNIYYHEVHVPEYPLFHYQPYELALSSKLVDMVKLHGIELLHVHYAIPHAYAGYMAKKMLKEQGIKIPMVTTLHGTDITLVGNHPTYKPAVSFSINHSDVVTSVSQDLKEETYRLFDIKRDITVIPNFIELDKKKMDTTSECHRSMMATDTQKIVTHISNFRKVKRIPDVIKIFYGIQKTIPAKLMMVGDGPEKAAAEELCEELGITDKVIFFGNSSEIDKILCYTDLFLLPSETESFGLAALEAMACGVPVISTNSGGLPEVNREGYSGYLGNVGDVEYMAEKAISILSDDKVLYEFKSNALKVAQEFDIKNVMPLYENLYKKALKQLV
- a CDS encoding glycoside hydrolase family 3 N-terminal domain-containing protein gives rise to the protein MRLSILFFLLCFQFIAAQPDQVFNDYKTPEEKKWVDSLYNELSFEEKVGQLFMVAAYSNKDAAHIKTIDKLIAENKIGGLIFFQGGPVRQAKLTNRYQAESKIPLFIGIDAEWGLSMRLDSTYRYPWNMTLGAVQDMSLIETMGEQMGIQSNRMGIHFNFAPVLDVNTNPLNPIIGNRSFGEDKINVTERALAMMRGVQSQGVYATGKHFPGHGDTATDSHYALPYLSFTKDRLESIEFYPYRKLFNEGLASIMVAHLNVPSIEPTPNYPTSLSYNVVTNIVQNELGFKGLIFTDALNMKAASSFMQPGDIDLEAFLAGNDVLLFTENVPVAVERLREAYDESCILSEERLAYSVKKILAYKHRAGLNNYKPIKLDNLYNDLNAHEFEDLNYKLYENAVTVLKNKQEIIPIANLEDEKIAYVKMGDDDGSDYLTTLQKYTAITEVNEETLELLMEELKSYSTVIIGFHKADGAWKNHDFTQKELTWLDAIAKRKRVILTVFAKPYALMPIKDFSAIEGLVLAYQNNTIAQTVAAEVVFGALGAKGKIPVSINNAFTVNDGIATEELGRMGFTTPHNVGMSAAMLTNIDLIAQRAINEKMTPGLQVLVARKGKVFYQKSFGYHTYEEDMPVKNTDIYDVASLTKILSTLPNLMQLYDKGEIKQDTKLGKMLREFSRTDKKNITLHDMLLHQARFQPWMPFYKATLDSTNHPDSLYYRKTYSTAFPYQVAENLYIRKDYPDTIIARIAESKLLPKKEYKYSDFTFILLKKYLENKTGKSLDVLSEEAFYKPLGASYTTYNPLRKFDMSIIPPTEIDNYFRYQVIQGYVHDMGAAMEDGVGGHAGIFSNSMDVAKIMQLYLNKGTYGGKRYFSEKTFNTFNTCYACKDGNRRGLGLDKPQRDKPGPTCDCVSYSSFGHTGFTGTMAWADPESGIVYIFLSNRTYPEAGENRLSRNNIREDIQKIIQESILEDELPSGNVSNTATLNK
- a CDS encoding (Fe-S)-binding protein, with the translated sequence MVNTNDLYDMTQEELKVPTMAEMMAQGQQPEVLFWVGCSGSFDDRAKRITKAFVRILNRANVPFAVLGTEEGCTGDPAKRAGNEFLFQMQAMMNIQVLDGYEVKKIVTACPHCFNTIKNEYPGLGGKYEVVHHTEFLKSLLDDGRLSIEGGQFKGKKITFHDPCYLGRANNVYEAPRDLIQKLDAELVEMKRSRRNGLCCGAGGAQMFKEPEAGDKDVNVERTEEALETQPEIIAAGCPFCNTMLTDGVKAKDREADVKVLDVAELIANAQDL
- a CDS encoding ABC transporter ATPase → MYVPFDTLPEESRIWIYQSNRKFSDTEIIDIENALKEFVENWAAHGTGLEASFVIKYNRFIILAINQDTQPATGCSIDASVHFIQELENKYDVSLLDKMNVTFKSGEYIAHKSLLDFKKMAKDKAVNADTIVFNNLVNTVGEWQDFWEVPAGESWHSRFF
- a CDS encoding protease complex subunit PrcB family protein produces the protein MKKIITLSLLVIMAVSCKSKKAATVDGGENFTILKESAYGGREIDSHEFITNNKDYTALTTELGIKDAQKVDFDKNNVVAVFMGQKRSGGYSITIEKVVPVAGTGDTATILVKTTKPKAGEVITMALTAPYCLAVIPKTEKIDVQYIKSSFTTSKLRRE
- a CDS encoding LNS2 domain-containing protein encodes the protein MKEEQKDKNLLPLTHNGEHISPALPEGIKNYLIDIDGTICDDIPNEEPERMATAEVYPDALVTLNKWYEEGHIIYFFTSRTEAHREITEGWLNKHGFKYHGMLMGKPRGGNYHWVDNHLVKATRYRGKFTDLIDKEVTIQVFDDGKHE
- a CDS encoding MlaD family protein; the protein is MKITREAKTAILVIGSILVFIWGYSFLKGRDLFNSYKTFYVIYENVEGLSPSAPITYSGLVIGKVNSIKPAKEGHLVVELQVSNDEVFISKKSHAVLHKPDLVGGKQIAIKSDFESSAAEDGSYLTGTEEPGMLSTVGQQLTPLQNKVEATVVSADSLLNNLNNIFDKQTQENLRTTIADLSKTMKEFSKATSAVNTMLTDNKTKIDGTFDNMNKTTANLAQITDSINSVNLAETVRKLENTMTNVDNILGDLESGKGTMGKLLKDEAMYNNLTDASKELKELLADIKNNPKRYIHFSVFGKKNTPYVEKE